From the Lolium rigidum isolate FL_2022 chromosome 2, APGP_CSIRO_Lrig_0.1, whole genome shotgun sequence genome, one window contains:
- the LOC124689794 gene encoding uncharacterized protein At4g22758 produces the protein MRLLHRVYATRNTTRKLPLLVEQSIKKLAVWVNRRSRHPGDDTTRPPTTTTTTIPRNRLPSPKHKHARDRTVAATRVLHEMQGRRSSRSRAASVVRLGRSPARRGGSSGAGRRLRLPVLPTTRGSRSRKRVLLRRSASEPTLWYDARVHPVPRDLSPPSPPPPPLERPHTCYDVFALDCPSTSSASLALSLPDRKPWEEAKVVVSVTVEGSAGPVKAMVRLGSSIREAIAAVVERYDREGRSPRLDPASADCFQLHHSHFCLQSLNKNDKIGDVGGRNFYLHKNDGSNGLVLQREESGVHLSGGAITQSYGGAFAGVPYHHQFFAIVSKKLDKIGRRTKRIWRVLTCNCT, from the exons ATGCGTCTACTGCACCGGGTCTACGCGACCAGAAACACGACCAGGAAGCTTCCTCTTCTTGTCGAGCAAAGCATAAAGAAGCTCGCCGTATGGGTGAACCGGAGAAGTAGACATCCCGGCGACGACACCACCCGTCCACCGACCACGACCACAACCACCATTCCGCGCAACCGTCTCCCAAGTCCAAAACACAAGCACGCACGCGACCGCACGGTTGCAGCGACCAGGGTTTTGCACGAGATGCAGGGGAGGAGGAGCAGCCGGTCGCGTGCCGCCAGCGTCGTCCGGCTGGGCCGCTCTCCGGCGCGCCGCGGCGGGAGCAGCGGCGCCGGCCGGAGGCTTCGGCTGCCCGTGCTCCCGACGACGCGGGGGTCGCGGTCGCGGAAGCGGGTCCTCCTCAGGCGCTCCGCCTCGGAGCCGACGCTCTGGTACGACGCGCGCGTCCACCCCGTGCCGCGGGACCTCTCCccgccgtccccgccgccgccgccgctcgagcgCCCGCATACCTGCTACGACGTCTTCGCCCTGGACTGCCCCTCCACCAGCTCCGCCTCACTAGCCCTCTCCCTGCCCGATCGCAAGCCCTGGGAG GAGGCGAAGGTGGTGGTGAGCGTGACGGTGGAGGGGAGCGCGGGGCCGGTGAAGGCGATGGTGAGGCTCGGCTCCAGCATCCGggaggccatcgccgccgtggtggAGAGGTACGACAGGGAGGGGAGGAGCCCCCGGCTGGACCCGGCGTCCGCGGACTGCTTCCAGCTCCATCACTCTCACTTCTGCCTCCAGA GTTTAAACAAAAATGACAAGATTGGAGATGTTGGTGGCAGAAATTtctacctacacaaaaatgatggaAGCAACGGGCTAGTTCTTCAGAGGGAAGAATCCGGTGTACATTTAAGTGGCGGTGCAATTACACAGAGCTACGGAGGAGCTTTTGCTGGTGTCCCGTACCACCACCAGTTCTTTGCTATTGTCTCCAAGAAGCTAGATAAAATCGGCAGGCGAACGAAAAGGATCTGGAGGGTCctgacctgtaattgtacatga